A genomic window from Candidatus Methylacidiphilum fumarolicum includes:
- a CDS encoding small ribosomal subunit Rsm22 family protein, which produces MERELTKREEEILEKLRAIFLSGGKQLQPYWKSEEELILYDKVFGERIRWKWQSVLNELSLLGWIPPQSHLVDWGCGTGIAARSFCSWAIANNFKVLSSYFWDYSPLAIKYAQSVFSKEFPNIHRKELKKSQLPEQFILLLSHVLGELTEEAFEEILSLAKNALAILWVEPAKKDYSQKLIHFREILRKKFWVIAPCLHQQRCQLLEQEKNWCHFFASVPREIFQSSFWSYTQNLLGIDLHSLAYSYLVLESNTNTTTNNSQKEHNNLFRIIGTVRAYKGYSILDCCYDSGELKTKRYLHRYNPWLSKRMKKGVEASTLAKDIAENPSRSILLGRDHRVSN; this is translated from the coding sequence ATGGAGAGAGAATTGACAAAACGCGAGGAAGAAATTCTTGAGAAGCTTAGGGCCATTTTTCTCTCAGGAGGCAAACAATTACAGCCTTATTGGAAGAGCGAAGAAGAATTGATCCTTTATGATAAAGTTTTTGGAGAAAGAATTCGGTGGAAATGGCAGAGTGTTTTAAATGAGCTTTCTTTACTTGGTTGGATCCCACCACAAAGCCATTTGGTTGACTGGGGGTGTGGGACTGGAATAGCTGCAAGAAGTTTTTGTAGTTGGGCAATAGCGAATAATTTTAAGGTGTTATCTTCTTATTTTTGGGATTATTCTCCTTTAGCTATTAAATATGCACAATCCGTTTTTTCCAAAGAATTTCCAAATATTCACAGAAAAGAATTGAAGAAATCACAGCTTCCTGAACAATTTATTCTTTTGCTCAGTCATGTACTTGGAGAACTAACAGAGGAGGCTTTCGAAGAAATCCTCTCCTTAGCTAAAAATGCTTTAGCCATTCTATGGGTAGAACCTGCAAAAAAAGATTATTCCCAAAAGCTTATTCATTTCCGTGAAATCTTAAGAAAGAAGTTTTGGGTGATTGCTCCATGTCTGCATCAACAAAGATGCCAGTTACTTGAACAAGAAAAAAATTGGTGTCATTTTTTTGCTTCTGTTCCCCGAGAAATCTTTCAGAGTTCATTTTGGAGCTATACTCAAAACCTTTTAGGCATAGACTTGCATTCTCTTGCTTATTCTTATCTGGTATTGGAATCCAATACCAACACCACCACCAACAATTCTCAAAAGGAACATAACAATCTTTTTAGAATTATTGGCACAGTGCGTGCCTATAAAGGTTATAGTATTCTAGATTGTTGTTATGATTCAGGAGAACTGAAGACAAAGAGATATCTGCACCGTTATAATCCCTGGTTATCCAAAAGAATGAAAAAGGGAGTAGAAGCCTCTACCCTTGCAAAGGATATTGCAGAAAATCCTTCGAGAAGTATCCTTTTGGGGAGAGATCATAGGGTGAGCAATTAG
- a CDS encoding DUF1802 family protein, translating into MNESFLKKPLFTIAAESSPSYAFKDWRIVVEALGQGKQCLLFRKGGIQEKEFQLKAPTFWLLPTSYHEDLLQIKPQYRTLLAGEEGAKDRVVLKYIATVYHSLFLTDWEKVRCLSAFHVWEEEILKKRFDYGKKRGLSLLIVRVYRTRSPFTIAWDEKAMGGCRSWIKMTIPSENLEKEAVIDEEKFCEMQKSILFRINGV; encoded by the coding sequence GTGAATGAGTCCTTCTTAAAAAAACCACTTTTTACTATTGCAGCAGAATCTTCCCCAAGCTATGCCTTTAAAGATTGGCGGATAGTCGTTGAAGCGTTGGGTCAAGGCAAACAATGCCTGCTCTTTAGAAAAGGAGGTATCCAAGAAAAAGAGTTTCAATTGAAAGCTCCTACCTTTTGGCTGCTGCCTACCTCCTATCATGAAGATCTGCTACAGATTAAGCCACAATACAGGACTCTGCTTGCTGGAGAAGAAGGGGCAAAGGATCGAGTCGTTCTTAAATATATTGCAACAGTCTATCACTCTTTGTTTCTCACCGATTGGGAAAAAGTACGTTGCCTCTCTGCCTTTCATGTTTGGGAAGAAGAAATTCTGAAAAAACGATTTGATTATGGCAAAAAGCGTGGGCTTTCTTTGCTCATCGTAAGAGTGTATAGAACTCGTAGCCCTTTTACGATTGCATGGGATGAGAAAGCGATGGGTGGTTGTCGATCCTGGATTAAAATGACTATCCCTTCTGAAAATTTAGAAAAGGAAGCGGTAATAGATGAGGAAAAATT
- a CDS encoding TonB-dependent receptor translates to MFSGHGPLLYYFGFLTLFFLTPHTTRVAASPQSETYDQPLTSLPEVTVSASQLSQVFLPESNSCYATPLPVLDTPRAVSPISQTLMKTAGIGSWGKLDPLSFTYINPAAMVDPSQTGCTSAPDIRGTTGLTFINGMEETVNMPLQDVPWNLNMVESIDLVEGPPGAVFGSTQPSNGYVNYITKQPYFDRFRGNVWDTTGMYRQYMWGADIGGPITGTNNKLGYRFSYMGIESGSYYDLIKDQQQNFYLALGYRPTENYQSDLYLDFGTYSYMLEDVLLNRPTASLIENDLYYPGFLPPSEVNTGTVNNPPASSYLGTPLPISRRANVKYPGDLGRAQTAMAQWIQKFQATDNLQIVNNTFFWYQSHVSSEDEFFFNEAWIGNFEIDNRTELRWNFETAGFKDPISHFVDTGLESRYQYVLAYDSFSFVVPNGWSVFENPYQRNAIFSGNFQALIANPAGPGGGEWLVPTGPYPLYFEPLNGATGSNLTRYERISPFWQDNIHLTKTLSLILGARMNLYVVSSETPPGTPSFLFESLDTTQLAPQINISPYWKPYPWLNLYFNFNWQQTTVVAGGGGYSPLFGPSAFHLLNELEELGAKFNLIENQLFLTADLFMENTYLFNFGLPPTPVNIKGFETSLQYQPSSHFWLKLNYLFMNGVENWSGLPTGPPLAQTYSTTLANLLGLPLDNSGSFPPGKYALIAWPEQVVSGMATYQFRNGLGISFGALLMSDMYLGYEHQVRIPTEFVPNAQLFYSNKNWEIRTAFYNFTNEHYWLPNGFGFTQVRTLNLDTIFPGWPFWVEGTLSYKF, encoded by the coding sequence ATGTTTTCTGGCCATGGCCCTCTTCTCTATTATTTTGGATTTCTTACTTTGTTCTTTCTAACTCCCCATACAACTCGCGTGGCCGCATCCCCTCAGTCAGAAACTTATGATCAACCCTTGACTTCCCTTCCTGAAGTGACAGTGAGCGCGAGCCAACTTTCTCAAGTTTTCCTTCCAGAATCCAATTCTTGTTATGCCACTCCTCTGCCAGTACTTGATACCCCAAGGGCAGTCAGTCCTATCTCACAAACCCTCATGAAGACTGCGGGGATTGGGTCTTGGGGAAAACTCGATCCTCTCAGTTTTACCTACATTAACCCTGCAGCCATGGTCGATCCCTCTCAAACGGGCTGCACTTCAGCTCCAGATATTCGCGGAACTACTGGGCTGACATTCATCAACGGCATGGAAGAAACCGTGAATATGCCTCTGCAAGATGTTCCATGGAACCTGAATATGGTGGAATCGATCGATCTGGTCGAAGGGCCTCCAGGAGCCGTTTTTGGTTCTACTCAGCCTTCCAATGGCTACGTCAATTATATTACAAAGCAGCCTTATTTCGACAGGTTCAGAGGCAATGTATGGGATACCACCGGAATGTATCGTCAATACATGTGGGGGGCAGATATTGGTGGTCCGATTACCGGAACTAATAACAAGCTTGGATATCGTTTTAGCTATATGGGAATTGAGAGTGGCAGTTATTATGATCTGATAAAGGATCAACAGCAAAATTTTTATTTGGCTTTGGGCTACCGACCCACTGAAAATTACCAGTCTGATTTATACCTCGATTTTGGAACCTATAGCTACATGCTAGAAGATGTCCTCTTAAACCGACCGACAGCCTCCTTGATTGAGAACGATCTGTACTATCCAGGCTTTCTTCCCCCCTCCGAAGTCAATACAGGGACAGTCAATAATCCTCCAGCTTCAAGTTACCTAGGAACGCCCCTACCAATTAGCAGAAGAGCAAATGTCAAATATCCAGGTGATCTAGGGAGAGCACAGACAGCCATGGCGCAATGGATCCAGAAATTTCAGGCTACTGATAATCTTCAGATTGTTAACAACACCTTCTTTTGGTACCAGTCGCATGTATCAAGCGAAGATGAATTTTTCTTCAACGAGGCTTGGATTGGCAACTTCGAGATTGACAACCGCACTGAACTGCGCTGGAATTTCGAAACGGCTGGCTTCAAAGATCCTATAAGTCATTTTGTGGATACAGGGCTAGAAAGCCGTTATCAATACGTTCTAGCCTATGACTCTTTTAGTTTTGTGGTCCCTAACGGCTGGAGTGTTTTTGAAAACCCCTACCAAAGAAATGCTATATTTTCAGGAAATTTTCAGGCTTTAATCGCAAACCCTGCTGGTCCTGGAGGTGGTGAGTGGCTTGTCCCAACCGGCCCATACCCCCTTTATTTTGAGCCATTGAATGGAGCAACTGGCAGCAATCTCACCCGGTATGAGAGAATTTCTCCCTTCTGGCAAGACAACATCCATTTAACAAAAACCCTTTCGCTCATCCTTGGAGCCAGGATGAATCTCTATGTGGTTTCTTCTGAAACACCTCCTGGCACCCCCTCTTTTTTGTTCGAAAGTCTGGATACAACCCAACTAGCTCCACAAATCAATATAAGCCCTTATTGGAAACCATACCCATGGTTGAACTTGTATTTTAATTTCAATTGGCAACAAACCACAGTGGTTGCAGGCGGAGGGGGCTATTCTCCATTATTCGGTCCTTCGGCTTTTCATCTTTTAAACGAGTTAGAAGAATTAGGCGCAAAATTTAATCTTATAGAAAATCAACTTTTCCTTACTGCAGATCTGTTTATGGAAAACACTTACCTCTTTAATTTTGGACTGCCCCCCACACCAGTTAACATCAAAGGATTTGAGACAAGCTTGCAATATCAGCCCTCAAGCCATTTTTGGCTCAAACTCAACTATCTTTTCATGAACGGAGTTGAAAACTGGAGTGGACTTCCCACTGGCCCTCCCCTAGCTCAAACCTATTCAACAACTCTCGCTAATCTTCTTGGACTTCCTTTGGATAATTCTGGGAGTTTTCCTCCCGGCAAGTATGCACTAATTGCATGGCCTGAGCAGGTGGTTTCAGGGATGGCGACTTATCAATTTAGAAACGGACTAGGGATTAGCTTTGGAGCCCTATTGATGAGCGACATGTATCTAGGATATGAGCATCAAGTAAGAATCCCAACTGAATTTGTTCCTAATGCCCAACTGTTTTATTCCAATAAAAACTGGGAAATAAGAACCGCTTTCTACAATTTTACAAATGAGCATTACTGGCTTCCAAATGGTTTTGGCTTTACACAAGTCAGAACCCTTAATCTTGATACTATTTTCCCTGGCTGGCCATTCTGGGTTGAGGGTACCTTATCCTATAAATTCTAA
- the pgsA gene encoding CDP-diacylglycerol--glycerol-3-phosphate 3-phosphatidyltransferase — protein MSQQTLRLNLPNQLSLARIGMCGLFVADLSIDWPFQATTALIIFLLASLTDLLDGWIARNYNLVSELGKLLDPLADKILISAALLSLLQFNYAPLWAVITMIAREFLITGLRTLVAIHGKVMGADMGGKQKTISQMVFIIACFVSLSLKETKIKTGIFDYILENTLYPMMLLTVAITIISGTNYFYRHWELIHKEPRNKCE, from the coding sequence GTGTCGCAGCAAACCCTTAGGCTTAATTTACCAAATCAACTCTCTTTAGCCCGCATAGGAATGTGTGGGCTTTTCGTGGCTGATCTCAGCATCGATTGGCCCTTTCAGGCCACCACAGCCTTGATCATATTTCTTCTGGCAAGCCTTACGGATCTTTTGGATGGATGGATTGCTAGAAACTACAACTTGGTTAGTGAACTAGGCAAATTGTTGGATCCTTTGGCTGATAAGATATTGATCAGTGCCGCTCTTCTATCTCTGCTGCAGTTTAATTACGCCCCTTTATGGGCTGTAATCACGATGATTGCAAGAGAATTTTTAATCACAGGGCTGCGCACCTTAGTGGCAATTCATGGAAAAGTGATGGGGGCGGATATGGGGGGAAAACAAAAGACAATATCCCAGATGGTTTTTATCATTGCTTGTTTTGTTTCACTTAGCTTAAAAGAGACCAAAATAAAAACTGGAATTTTCGATTATATTTTAGAAAATACGCTCTATCCAATGATGTTGTTGACAGTGGCTATTACGATTATTTCTGGAACGAATTACTTTTACCGTCATTGGGAATTAATCCACAAGGAGCCTAGAAATAAGTGTGAATGA
- a CDS encoding glycosyltransferase family 4 protein has translation MVTGSNPVRPKDNLNFLIDLYPPVPLNFDSLPSCRISPITNMPSYQILFLGINYWPEKTGISLFNTGRCEYFAARGYKVSILTAFPYYPLWKISAEYRRKFFQSEGRNGVAIFRSFIYVPRKVTTLRRIVHEGSFIFSSFLRALFLRKPDLLFVVSPPLGLGGTAFLLSRLWKIPYIFHVPDLQPDAARDLRMIKSSIFFDILYKLEKFSYDKAAKISTLTRTMRAKILSKGIPAEKVVLLPDWADPDLFLLPNKKQALDFKKKYGLENKILVAHTGNMGVKQGLDIVIEAAADLKEKKEIVFLLVGDGADRYRLEEKAKKMDLPNLQFISLLPKEEYFSLLSAVDLCLVTQKKEVGDIVFPSKVMTYLAASKPVVCSVNKNSEVAKVIEEAQAGVVVPAEDPKEMAKALRTLAMDKDTRNRLGENGREYAFNTWEKGKVLEAMEKVVWEVLRKQQEHQGVLQ, from the coding sequence TTGGTTACAGGTTCGAATCCTGTCAGACCCAAAGACAACTTAAATTTTCTTATTGACCTTTATCCTCCCGTACCGTTAAACTTCGATTCGCTTCCTTCCTGTAGGATTTCTCCTATAACAAATATGCCTTCCTACCAGATTCTTTTCCTTGGAATTAACTACTGGCCTGAAAAAACGGGCATAAGCCTTTTCAATACCGGACGTTGTGAATATTTTGCAGCCAGAGGCTACAAAGTTTCCATTCTTACCGCTTTCCCTTATTATCCTTTATGGAAAATATCTGCCGAATATCGGAGAAAGTTTTTTCAATCGGAAGGCCGTAATGGGGTTGCTATTTTCCGTTCTTTTATTTACGTCCCAAGAAAAGTAACAACTTTAAGGAGAATTGTCCATGAAGGCTCTTTTATTTTTTCCTCCTTCCTAAGAGCCCTTTTCCTAAGAAAACCAGATCTGCTTTTTGTTGTTTCTCCGCCACTTGGCTTGGGAGGCACTGCTTTTCTTCTAAGTCGATTGTGGAAAATCCCTTATATCTTTCATGTGCCAGATCTACAGCCAGATGCTGCGAGGGATCTTAGAATGATCAAATCCAGTATTTTTTTCGATATTCTCTATAAATTGGAAAAATTTTCCTATGATAAAGCAGCGAAAATTTCGACTTTAACTAGAACCATGCGGGCGAAGATCCTTTCTAAGGGTATACCAGCTGAGAAGGTCGTTCTTCTCCCTGATTGGGCTGATCCAGATCTATTTTTATTGCCTAACAAAAAACAGGCGCTGGATTTTAAGAAAAAATATGGATTAGAAAATAAGATTCTTGTAGCCCATACAGGGAATATGGGGGTTAAGCAGGGATTGGATATTGTTATTGAAGCCGCAGCGGATTTAAAAGAAAAAAAAGAGATCGTTTTTCTTTTGGTCGGAGATGGAGCTGATAGATATCGACTGGAAGAGAAGGCAAAAAAAATGGATCTTCCAAATCTACAGTTCATTTCTTTGCTTCCTAAAGAGGAGTATTTCTCGTTACTTTCTGCTGTAGATCTCTGCCTGGTTACGCAAAAAAAGGAAGTAGGAGATATTGTTTTCCCTTCGAAGGTTATGACGTATCTAGCTGCCTCCAAACCAGTTGTCTGTTCGGTCAATAAGAATAGTGAAGTGGCAAAGGTAATTGAAGAGGCTCAAGCAGGAGTGGTTGTACCTGCTGAAGATCCTAAGGAGATGGCGAAGGCTCTCAGAACTCTTGCTATGGATAAGGACACTCGGAATCGACTAGGGGAAAATGGCAGAGAATATGCTTTTAACACCTGGGAAAAAGGAAAGGTGCTCGAAGCTATGGAAAAGGTTGTGTGGGAGGTTTTGAGAAAACAACAAGAACACCAAGGAGTTTTACAATGA
- a CDS encoding NAD-dependent epimerase/dehydratase family protein, with amino-acid sequence MKKALVAGAGGFIGHHLVNFLKEKGYWVRGVDIKEPEYEKSRSDEFYLLDLRYWGNCLEATKGVDEVYQLAADMGGIGYISGNHAEIAKNNILINTHMLEASYQNGVKRYFYSSSACIYPSYRQQSVDVIPLKEEDAMPADPEEGYGWEKLFAEKLCQYYQEDKGIETRIARFHNVYGPLGTYKGGREKAPAAICRKIALAEDSSEIEVWGDGKQTRSFLYIQDCVEGIYLITQSDYPKPLNLGSEELVTIDQLVEMTAKVANKNIRIRHNLSKPQGVRGRNSDNSKLYKITGWRPKFPLLEGLKLTYPWIAERVARERNMQGCQ; translated from the coding sequence ATGAAAAAAGCGCTGGTTGCAGGGGCTGGTGGTTTTATTGGGCATCATCTTGTGAATTTTTTAAAAGAGAAAGGCTATTGGGTCAGGGGAGTTGATATCAAAGAGCCGGAATACGAAAAAAGTAGAAGCGATGAGTTTTATCTTCTGGATTTGAGATATTGGGGGAATTGTCTAGAAGCAACTAAAGGGGTTGATGAGGTCTATCAGCTGGCAGCCGATATGGGAGGGATAGGTTATATTTCTGGCAACCATGCGGAAATTGCTAAAAATAATATCCTTATCAATACCCATATGTTGGAGGCTTCCTACCAAAATGGAGTAAAACGGTATTTCTATTCCTCTTCTGCCTGCATTTACCCTTCATACAGACAGCAATCGGTCGATGTGATTCCCTTGAAAGAAGAGGATGCCATGCCTGCAGATCCCGAAGAAGGCTATGGTTGGGAAAAACTTTTTGCTGAGAAACTCTGTCAGTATTATCAAGAAGATAAAGGGATTGAAACAAGAATTGCTCGCTTTCATAATGTTTATGGACCACTTGGAACCTATAAAGGGGGAAGGGAAAAGGCTCCAGCTGCAATATGTAGAAAAATAGCACTGGCTGAGGATTCTTCAGAAATAGAAGTCTGGGGTGATGGCAAACAAACCCGGTCTTTTCTCTATATTCAAGATTGTGTCGAAGGAATATATTTGATCACTCAGTCTGATTATCCTAAGCCCTTAAATTTAGGTTCGGAAGAGCTTGTAACGATTGATCAACTCGTGGAGATGACAGCAAAAGTGGCGAATAAAAATATCCGAATTAGACACAATTTATCAAAACCCCAAGGGGTAAGGGGTAGGAACAGTGATAATAGCAAACTTTACAAGATAACTGGTTGGAGACCTAAATTTCCCCTTCTAGAAGGACTCAAGCTGACCTATCCTTGGATTGCTGAACGTGTCGCTAGGGAAAGAAATATGCAGGGGTGTCAATAA
- a CDS encoding DUF5666 domain-containing protein produces MKQFQWITIFSFFIMIFAMPTVYAHGNLEHIMGTVTSISDNSLVIETKKGETKTVEINSSTQYVFKGNPSSLENLKKGMRVVVHAKKSGDKLEAKEVKFGTPAKKHSPSTQP; encoded by the coding sequence ATGAAACAATTTCAATGGATTACCATTTTTTCATTTTTCATCATGATTTTTGCGATGCCTACTGTCTATGCCCATGGAAATTTGGAACATATTATGGGCACCGTTACAAGTATTTCTGACAACTCACTTGTCATCGAAACCAAAAAAGGGGAAACGAAGACGGTAGAAATAAACTCTTCGACTCAATATGTTTTTAAAGGAAATCCATCTTCTTTGGAAAATTTAAAAAAAGGAATGCGGGTTGTAGTGCATGCGAAGAAAAGCGGGGATAAACTCGAAGCCAAGGAAGTAAAATTTGGTACACCGGCAAAAAAACACTCTCCTTCCACTCAACCGTGA
- a CDS encoding c-type cytochrome produces the protein MKRFFSLLCLLLNLLFLASLFFAYSLIRKGFTARSTPPALEKIIATTALSLSIPQSVKEMKNPIPYSQAVLDEARDHFADHCALCHGNNGSGETPVGQNLYPKPTDLRSKEAQKKSDGEIYYIIHNGIRWTGMPAWGEAKEPDEDSWKLVHFIRHLPYLTKEEEEKMKKMNPISPHEIQEEKEEEKFLEEDNSLGNASKEQQEQ, from the coding sequence GTGAAAAGATTTTTTTCTCTCTTATGCTTATTGTTAAATCTCCTCTTTTTGGCATCTCTCTTTTTTGCTTATTCTTTAATCCGCAAAGGATTCACAGCAAGAAGTACCCCCCCAGCCCTAGAAAAGATCATTGCTACAACCGCTCTTAGCCTTTCTATTCCTCAATCTGTCAAAGAGATGAAAAATCCCATCCCTTATTCTCAAGCCGTCTTAGATGAAGCTAGAGATCACTTCGCGGATCATTGTGCCTTATGTCATGGAAATAACGGGAGTGGAGAGACTCCAGTAGGACAAAATCTTTATCCTAAGCCTACCGATCTGAGGTCGAAAGAGGCACAGAAAAAGTCCGATGGTGAAATTTACTACATCATTCATAATGGAATTCGATGGACTGGAATGCCTGCTTGGGGAGAGGCAAAAGAACCGGATGAAGATAGTTGGAAGCTTGTTCATTTTATACGACATTTACCATATTTAACAAAAGAAGAAGAAGAGAAGATGAAGAAAATGAATCCTATTAGTCCTCATGAAATTCAGGAAGAAAAAGAAGAAGAAAAATTTCTTGAAGAAGATAATTCTTTGGGGAATGCTTCTAAAGAGCAGCAAGAACAATAA
- a CDS encoding BsuPI-related putative proteinase inhibitor, producing MKPQWILIFFLFSSVSYGIDISPSKNTHPDILQTPRKHWSIIPFADPKRIDKANQINFHKIQSTLKVEPNRLSLSSLKDSLTTPSLRVVLTIFNSGRRTYTFKFPDSQRFDFRIRNASNEIIYVWSEDKEFLPMVGTTILNPNDTLTYSEVVAIEELDQPLQPGTYWIDSILANYPEISTSTTLVVEP from the coding sequence ATGAAGCCTCAGTGGATCTTGATCTTCTTCCTATTCAGCTCGGTCTCCTATGGTATTGATATCAGCCCTAGCAAAAACACCCACCCAGACATTCTTCAGACTCCAAGAAAACATTGGTCTATAATCCCCTTTGCTGATCCCAAAAGAATCGACAAGGCCAATCAGATAAATTTCCATAAAATTCAGTCCACACTCAAAGTTGAGCCTAACCGGCTCTCTCTTTCTTCACTCAAAGACAGTCTTACGACACCTTCCCTTCGAGTCGTTCTTACCATTTTCAATAGCGGGCGAAGAACCTACACCTTTAAGTTTCCAGATTCTCAGAGATTCGATTTTAGAATCAGAAATGCCAGCAACGAGATCATTTATGTATGGTCCGAAGATAAAGAATTCCTTCCTATGGTCGGAACAACTATTTTAAATCCAAATGACACCCTTACTTACAGCGAAGTTGTCGCCATAGAAGAACTAGACCAACCACTTCAACCAGGAACTTATTGGATAGATTCGATTTTAGCTAACTATCCTGAAATTAGCACCTCAACCACTCTAGTCGTTGAACCTTAG